The Microbacter sp. GSS18 genome has a segment encoding these proteins:
- a CDS encoding EamA family transporter — MLSAALALLGAFTYGAADFLGGLAAKRLRSIVVTAVAATSGLIALLAAVPLVGGQWSVPDLLWGVLSGVFGAVAIVLLYACLAIGPMSILSPLTAVVSAIAPMLWGLIVDGEQLSALGYAGLGVALVAVVLVGFIPGEKVVRPSTRGLVMAVGAGLAIGGFLIVIAQTSDASGLLPLVGNRATNALITATVVVALMAAAVRRGRRAASVLDARSPAVGAAPSGHADLEHAVGTGAAAEARQATSRSRAWLLAIACGIGDAGANALILLALREGQLSVVSALTALYPAGTILLAALILRERVAAVQWVGLALALGAGGMLALA, encoded by the coding sequence ATGCTCTCCGCCGCCCTCGCCCTGCTCGGGGCGTTCACCTACGGCGCCGCCGACTTCCTGGGCGGCCTGGCCGCCAAGCGGCTGCGCTCGATCGTGGTGACGGCCGTGGCGGCGACGTCGGGTCTGATCGCCCTCCTCGCGGCGGTCCCGCTCGTGGGCGGACAGTGGTCGGTGCCCGATCTGCTGTGGGGCGTCCTGTCCGGCGTCTTCGGCGCCGTCGCCATCGTGCTGCTGTACGCGTGCCTGGCGATCGGCCCCATGAGCATCCTCTCGCCGCTGACCGCGGTCGTCTCGGCGATCGCCCCCATGCTGTGGGGGCTGATCGTCGACGGCGAGCAGCTGTCGGCCCTCGGCTACGCGGGTCTCGGCGTCGCGCTCGTGGCCGTCGTGCTGGTCGGCTTCATCCCGGGAGAGAAGGTCGTGCGTCCCAGCACGCGCGGCCTCGTGATGGCGGTGGGCGCGGGGCTGGCCATCGGTGGCTTCCTGATCGTGATCGCCCAGACCAGCGACGCCAGCGGGCTGCTGCCCCTCGTCGGCAATCGCGCGACGAACGCGCTCATCACCGCGACCGTCGTGGTCGCCCTGATGGCGGCAGCGGTGCGCCGCGGGCGCCGCGCGGCATCCGTCCTCGACGCGCGCTCCCCCGCGGTCGGCGCCGCGCCGAGCGGGCACGCCGACCTCGAGCACGCTGTCGGAACGGGCGCCGCCGCCGAGGCGCGTCAGGCGACCTCGCGGTCGCGCGCGTGGCTGCTGGCGATCGCGTGCGGCATCGGCGACGCCGGCGCGAACGCGCTGATCCTGCTGGCCCTGCGCGAGGGTCAGCTGTCGGTCGTCTCCGCGCTGACGGCGCTGTATCCGGCGGGCACGATCCTGCTCGCGGCGCTCATCCTGCGCGAGCGCGTCGCGGCGGTGCAGTGGGTCGGCCTCGCGCTCGCGCTGGGCGCAGGCGGCATGCTGGCGCTGGCGTGA